Within the Drosophila gunungcola strain Sukarami chromosome X unlocalized genomic scaffold, Dgunungcola_SK_2 000043F, whole genome shotgun sequence genome, the region ACCCAAGCCCATTACTTTGGTGTTGAATAGCCTTGGcattcttaatatttaaacctTTTAAACCAAACGCAAATTAGCCCCTCGTATTCCTGTAATTTCTTATCATCTCACCCTTTCTTTATCACCGCAGAGCTGTTGAGGACAAGGACATCGGTCCGCTGGTCAAGACCATCATGACGCGCTGCATCCACTGCACCCGCTGCATCCGTTTCGCCTCCGAGATCGCCGGCGTGGATGACCTGGGCACCACCGGCCGTGGCAACGACATGCAGATCGGCACCTACGTGGAGAAGCTCTTCCTCACCGAGCTCTCCGGCAACGTGATCGACCTGTGCCCCGTGGGCGCGCTGACCAACAAGCCCTACAGCTTCGTGGCCCGTCCCTGGGAGATCCGCAAGGTGAGCAGCATCGACGTGCTGGACGCCGTGGGCAGCAACATCGTGGTCAGCACCCGTACCAACGAGGTGCTGCGCATCCTGCCGCGCGAGAACGAGGACGTCAACGAGGAGTGGCTGGCCGACAAGGGGCGCTTTGCCTGCGACGGTCTGAAGCGCCAGCGCCTAGTGGCGCCCATGGTGCGCATGCCCAACGGCGAACTGCAGGCCGTCGAGTGGGAGGGCGCCCTCATTGCCGTGGCCAAGGCCGTGAAGGCGGCCGGTGGCCAGATTGCCGGCATCTCCGGCCAGCTGGCCGATCTGGAGGCTCAGGTGGCCCTCAAGGATCTGCTGAATCGTCTGGGCAGCGAAGTGGTGGCCACCGAGCAGGGCTTCATCCAAGGCGGCACCGATTCGCGGGCCAACTACCTGCTGAACAGCACCATCGCCGGCTTGGAGGAGGCCGACGCCGTTCTCCTGGTGGGCACCAATCCCCGCTACGAGGCCCCGCTGGTCAACACCCGTCTGCGCAAGGCCTACGTCCACAACGAGCTGCAGATCGCCTCGATTGGACCCAAGATTGATCTTTCCTACGACCACGAGAACCTCGGCGCCGATGCTGCCCTGGTCACGGACGTCTGCTCCGGATCGCATGCCTTCTCCAAGGTTCTGGAGAAGGCCAAGAAGCCGGCCATCATCATCGGAGCCGATCTGCTGGAGCGTGCCGATGGCGCCGCCATCCACGCCACCGTGGCCGAGTACTGCAAGAAGCTGAAGAAGCCGGTAAGTCTGCTGCTCCTTATAGTTCAACTGTTTCAACCGGTTGCCTGATTGCTTTGCCTCTTCGCTTGCAGAACTGGAATCCCTTCAATGTGCTGCAGAACAACGCCGCCCAGGTGGGCGCCCTAGATGTGGGCTACAAGGCGGGCGCACAGATCGCCGTGAAGTCGCAGCCCAAGGTGCTCTTCCTGTTGAACGCCGACGCCGGCAAGGTGACCCGCGAGCAGCTGCCCAAGGACTGTTTCGTGGTCTACATTGGTTCGCACGGCGACAATGGGGCCTCGATTGCCGATGCCGTGCTGCCCGGCGCCGCCTACACAGAGAAGCAGGCCATCTACGTGAACACGGAGGGCAGGCCGCAGCAGACGCTGCCGGGCGTTTCGCCACCGGGCATGGCCCGCGAGGACTGGAAGATCCTGCGCGCCCTCTCCGAGGTGGTGGGCAAGCCGCTGCCGTACGACAACCTGGACGAGCTGCGCAACCGCCTGGAGGATGTGGCGCCGCATCTAACGCGCCTGGGACAGCTGGAGGCAGCCGGCGAGGCTGGCGTAGCGGGTGCTATCGTAGGTTACTCTTTCTCTAATCTTACATACCCTGTTAATGTCACCGCACCCTATGCTTGCAGAGCAAATCCATCGGCGGCGGCCCCATTGATCTGAAGCTGAAGGAGCTGCGCGACTACTTCATGACCGATGCCATTTCGCGCGCCTCGCCCACCATGGCCAAGTGCATATCGGCGGTCAACAAGCAGCAGCGGGATAACGAGGCCAAGCAGAGCGTGGCCATCTAGGCGATCTAAACTAATGaataattaatgtttttttttctaactcTGCTCTTCGACCTTTTGCCCCGCCACGCCACGCCACGCCACGCCACGACACGTCACGCCACGCCCCCAAATACTTACGGACACAAAGACAGCAGGAGGAGCCGCAGGATGAGCCAGCGCAGGAGCGGATTGGGGAGCAGCTGGGATCGGCCCCAGCGCTGGGGCAGTTGTAAATGAAAAAGTCTTTCAAGTTGTTCGAAACAAAGGAGTTATTCAATACGAAAAATaggaaaaccaaaataaaaatgtaatagaaAATATCAATCGAGATTTCTCACTGGCTTGGGAGTTTAATATAACACATATAATCATAAATCTACATTTTATCGCCATCTCGCTTTGTTTCATGTTGAAGATAATGGCCTACTATATATAGAAGGCTTTTAATGCCTAAATAATATTCTACAGCTCGTTAATTGTACTCTTGCCTTGtctttatatttcaaaaatttattgtttgccaAACATGCCTAATTTGAACCGCCTTTTCAATGTTTTGTTAAAGATTtctatttatgtaaaaatagCATCAAACAATGACTAATCTAATCCGCCTTTTCAATGTCTCACTAATTTCTAATTTGATTTTCAGGACGTATACTTGTAACTTAGGCTCATTAACGTTATAAATATGCGTTGTGGTTACACTGTAATTTCTTATTACCTTCTACCACGCACTTCCTCGAATTTGTTCCTTTGAAAACAACCTTGAGGTTTTCCCCATTCATTGTGTATTTCTCCAGGGTGCCATTATACTCAGGTGATTGATAGCCTTGCGGCTTCCCAAGTACCGAAACTGCATTTAGAATTAGACTATAATTGGCTAAATGGCTCACAACTTTACAGTTTACAAGAATAAAATGGATATTGGCCGCAAAAGCGATTCAGTTTAGAGCCACGTCAATCTGCAATTACAATTTGCATGGCTAATGAATGGAGGGGGCGATTGCATatcaaatgtttttcaaataagAACTACTCAAAAATGTTGAGAACAAAGGGTAAAAGGTTCACTACATCCATAATTAATAATCAACGAGTCATATTGGTCATAAAGATTAAAGACTTATCAGAAAACTAGCCAAAAGAGActcaataattacaaaaacacAGTTTTTTGGgtgaaaaattgtatttttcaaCCAGACATTTGGGGGATTTCATGGTTACTTTCATAggttttaaacaaattcaaaattttgagTGCATGTCGGCGGCGCAGCAGTCGTGGGATGGGGATGCTTAAGCTAGCTGCGCGGGCAAATCCACTGGAGTTCCACTGGAATCATCGCTGCTGCCCAGTGCCCCTCCCTTGCGCAGAGctgttttttgtgtgtgcgggGGTGTTAATTGTGGAAACTGAAACGGAACTGCTTGAACTCTTCGATCGCTGGGCCGCGGCATCAACAGCCATTCATTGGGTTGGAGGATTGGGTAGTGGAGCGGGTGTACGAAGGCGTCTCCCAGGCGGCTGCTGAGGATCGCAATCCCGCTTagctgcagcagctggccGGTGTGGGGTCCAGTCCCGACCGCTTGGTGATGCTCAGCCGGGTGAACTCCTCGGCGGTTGTGGGGTGAATGCCCACCGTGTTCATCAGCGTGTTGACGGTCAAACCGGACTTCAGTGCGGCAGCGAAACCCTGGATCACCTCCCCGGCCACTGGTCCCAGATAGTGCAGTCCGTAGACCCGCTGGTCGCCATGGCGCTCGGCCACCGCCTTCAAGTAGCAGTAGCGCACGCTCTTCTGCGGGATGAAGAACTCCGTGGGCTTGTAGTAGCCGTGGAAGACCTCCACCTCGTCCTCTCCGTACTGCTTCACGGCGTCCTCCTCGCTGAGGCCTACGCAGGCGTACTCCAGGGGCGTGAACACGGTGGTGGCCACATCGTTGTAGTCCATGCGCTGGGTGGCTCCGCCGTAGAGGCGGCGGGCCAGCAGACGACCGGCCAGCACGGCCACGGGCGTCAGCTCCGGCTTGCCGTAGATGATGTCGCCGACGGCATAGATGTTCGGCACATTGGTGGTTTCCTGCGAGTCCACTGGAATCTTGTCCTTCTGCACACTGACGCCGGCATTGGACAGGTTGAGGTCCTCCACCAGACCCTTGCGGCCGATGGCCCACAGCACGGTGTCGAACAGCTCCTCGGCCTCCTCGCCGGTCTCGGTGTTCTTGTACTTGACCAGCAGCTTGCCATCGTCCTGCTTCTCCACGGACAGCGGCACCGATTTGCGCAGGAAGGGAATGCCGCGCTCCTCCATCGAGGAGGCCACCAGCTCGGCCATCTGCTGGTCGAAGCCGCGCAGCACAATCGAGCGCACCATCACGGTGGGCTCGTAGCCGAGACCCTTCAGGAATCCGGCGCACTCCAGGCCAATGTCTGAATGGGGGGATGAAAGGATGAAAGGTTACATTAGTTGTCCTCCAACTGGCAAAGTAATGGCACTCACAGCCAGCTCCCACAACCAAGGTCTTGCCGGGCTCGCGGTCCAAACTGAAGAGATCATCGCTGGTGATGCCGTGCTCCACGGCTCCGGGAATATCCGGATAGCGGGGACGGCCGCCCACGGCAATGACGAAGTTCTGGGCGGTGATTGTGCGCTCGCTGCTCTTCAGCTTGGCCAGCATGGTGTGCGCGTCCACAAATGAGCCCAGTCCGTTGATGTACTCCACTTTCCTGAGGGCGCCAAAAGCAAAATACCATTAATGGGATCTCTTAAGCGGGGCTATAGCCACACCACACTCACTTGTCGCGCAGGTCCACACGGGTCACCCAGTTGACGGACTTGATGTGGTTCTGCACGGACTGCACCAGCTTGCTCCAGTCCGGCTTGATCTTGTCGTCCACGTTCCAGCCGTAGGCGGCAGCCTCATGGACAGCCTCGCCCAGCAGCGAGGCCTGGTGCATCAGCTTCTTGGGGATGCAGCCCACGTTGACGCAGGTGCCGCCCACGCCCCACTTGGTGCCCAGCGTGGGCGTGGGCTTCACGAAGTCCAGGCAGGCCACACGGGCGCCATTGAGCACCGCCTCCTTGGCGCAGGCCAGGCCAGCTGATCCGCCGCCAATCACAACTAGGTCGTAGTCGTAGGTTCCTGTATAAATATGGTAGAAGGGTTTTGGGTGAGTACTCTTTATGGCCTACAGAGCTTACCAAGTGAACAtccaatttatataaatatatattcctaTGTTTTGACCGAATGGTTTCATCCCATTTATAAGCCAAAAatgatattaataattatttaatgcaAAAGAGTTCCTGagtcatatattttttagaggAATAACATTTGGAAAACAGGTTTACAAAAGGTTAAGAGTAGCCTTTCACCAAATCTTGAGAAACAATCGCCAAAAAAGGCTAGTCATATAACTTGACTTTTTAACTGACTAATCATCACGCTCACCTAAAGAACTCTAAAACCCTTATTACTCGAAGGGAATATTGTTGCTATTACTTGTCGTTTGCCGTATTTAGTATCTAGTTTAGTTTCAAGCTTAAGTTTATGACTGATAACTGACATCAATAAGAAATGTTGTTTAACTTATAAAGTTTGTTTCTCTTTAACTACTGTCTTCCCCTGTTCCTATCCCTTAAGCATAATCCATTCCTGCCTTTGGCCAACTCCTCGCGCACTCGAATGTCCAGATAGGCGGATCGGTAGATGCTCCTCCGGTGGCGCGGTTCACCCTCGACCAGCTGGGAAACGGGCACGAACTCGAACAGATGCATCCAGACCGAAATGGGAATCAAGActgtttggtttttggccaATCTGCACCTTGCAATCGGAACCTGGGCCTCCTTCGTTCCTTTCAGCTTTCAGCCGCCACAGGAAGCTCTTTCTGTAGATGCCAGGTGGCGATAGCGATAGCGGTGCCAAATGCCGCATGCCACTGGGTCAGAGAGTTCGAATCAAAC harbors:
- the LOC128260872 gene encoding NADH-ubiquinone oxidoreductase 75 kDa subunit, mitochondrial; amino-acid sequence: MIRAPLVKALGALGSPTHQMASRAVRTSAMVAQTPAKAPEKIEVFVDDIPVQVAPGTTVLQAAAQIGVEIPRFCYHERLAVAGNCRMCLVEVEKSPKPVAACAMPVMKGWRIKTNSDLTRKAREGVMEFLLMNHPLDCPICDQGGECDLQDQAMAFGSDRSRFTDINYTGKRAVEDKDIGPLVKTIMTRCIHCTRCIRFASEIAGVDDLGTTGRGNDMQIGTYVEKLFLTELSGNVIDLCPVGALTNKPYSFVARPWEIRKVSSIDVLDAVGSNIVVSTRTNEVLRILPRENEDVNEEWLADKGRFACDGLKRQRLVAPMVRMPNGELQAVEWEGALIAVAKAVKAAGGQIAGISGQLADLEAQVALKDLLNRLGSEVVATEQGFIQGGTDSRANYLLNSTIAGLEEADAVLLVGTNPRYEAPLVNTRLRKAYVHNELQIASIGPKIDLSYDHENLGADAALVTDVCSGSHAFSKVLEKAKKPAIIIGADLLERADGAAIHATVAEYCKKLKKPNWNPFNVLQNNAAQVGALDVGYKAGAQIAVKSQPKVLFLLNADAGKVTREQLPKDCFVVYIGSHGDNGASIADAVLPGAAYTEKQAIYVNTEGRPQQTLPGVSPPGMAREDWKILRALSEVVGKPLPYDNLDELRNRLEDVAPHLTRLGQLEAAGEAGVAGAISKSIGGGPIDLKLKELRDYFMTDAISRASPTMAKCISAVNKQQRDNEAKQSVAI
- the LOC128260874 gene encoding thioredoxin reductase 1, mitochondrial isoform X4 — translated: MHLFEFVPVSQLVEGEPRHRRSIYRSAYLDIRVREELAKGTYDYDLVVIGGGSAGLACAKEAVLNGARVACLDFVKPTPTLGTKWGVGGTCVNVGCIPKKLMHQASLLGEAVHEAAAYGWNVDDKIKPDWSKLVQSVQNHIKSVNWVTRVDLRDKKVEYINGLGSFVDAHTMLAKLKSSERTITAQNFVIAVGGRPRYPDIPGAVEHGITSDDLFSLDREPGKTLVVGAGYIGLECAGFLKGLGYEPTVMVRSIVLRGFDQQMAELVASSMEERGIPFLRKSVPLSVEKQDDGKLLVKYKNTETGEEAEELFDTVLWAIGRKGLVEDLNLSNAGVSVQKDKIPVDSQETTNVPNIYAVGDIIYGKPELTPVAVLAGRLLARRLYGGATQRMDYNDVATTVFTPLEYACVGLSEEDAVKQYGEDEVEVFHGYYKPTEFFIPQKSVRYCYLKAVAERHGDQRVYGLHYLGPVAGEVIQGFAAALKSGLTVNTLMNTVGIHPTTAEEFTRLSITKRSGLDPTPASCCS
- the LOC128260874 gene encoding thioredoxin reductase 1, mitochondrial isoform X3 is translated as MAPVQGTYDYDLVVIGGGSAGLACAKEAVLNGARVACLDFVKPTPTLGTKWGVGGTCVNVGCIPKKLMHQASLLGEAVHEAAAYGWNVDDKIKPDWSKLVQSVQNHIKSVNWVTRVDLRDKKVEYINGLGSFVDAHTMLAKLKSSERTITAQNFVIAVGGRPRYPDIPGAVEHGITSDDLFSLDREPGKTLVVGAGYIGLECAGFLKGLGYEPTVMVRSIVLRGFDQQMAELVASSMEERGIPFLRKSVPLSVEKQDDGKLLVKYKNTETGEEAEELFDTVLWAIGRKGLVEDLNLSNAGVSVQKDKIPVDSQETTNVPNIYAVGDIIYGKPELTPVAVLAGRLLARRLYGGATQRMDYNDVATTVFTPLEYACVGLSEEDAVKQYGEDEVEVFHGYYKPTEFFIPQKSVRYCYLKAVAERHGDQRVYGLHYLGPVAGEVIQGFAAALKSGLTVNTLMNTVGIHPTTAEEFTRLSITKRSGLDPTPASCCS
- the LOC128260874 gene encoding thioredoxin reductase 1, mitochondrial isoform X2; its protein translation is MLKYMICALVVGAKRGASSKYNGTYDYDLVVIGGGSAGLACAKEAVLNGARVACLDFVKPTPTLGTKWGVGGTCVNVGCIPKKLMHQASLLGEAVHEAAAYGWNVDDKIKPDWSKLVQSVQNHIKSVNWVTRVDLRDKKVEYINGLGSFVDAHTMLAKLKSSERTITAQNFVIAVGGRPRYPDIPGAVEHGITSDDLFSLDREPGKTLVVGAGYIGLECAGFLKGLGYEPTVMVRSIVLRGFDQQMAELVASSMEERGIPFLRKSVPLSVEKQDDGKLLVKYKNTETGEEAEELFDTVLWAIGRKGLVEDLNLSNAGVSVQKDKIPVDSQETTNVPNIYAVGDIIYGKPELTPVAVLAGRLLARRLYGGATQRMDYNDVATTVFTPLEYACVGLSEEDAVKQYGEDEVEVFHGYYKPTEFFIPQKSVRYCYLKAVAERHGDQRVYGLHYLGPVAGEVIQGFAAALKSGLTVNTLMNTVGIHPTTAEEFTRLSITKRSGLDPTPASCCS
- the LOC128260874 gene encoding thioredoxin reductase 1, mitochondrial isoform X1, producing MNLCNSRLSVTFVRQCSTIFTSGILQNKCRLSSCSSSSSTQRNMSSGQRGSRDSSGSSGSAGSAGTAGAGGAIPFQHPHCDRAAMYEQPVRKMRTKGGTYDYDLVVIGGGSAGLACAKEAVLNGARVACLDFVKPTPTLGTKWGVGGTCVNVGCIPKKLMHQASLLGEAVHEAAAYGWNVDDKIKPDWSKLVQSVQNHIKSVNWVTRVDLRDKKVEYINGLGSFVDAHTMLAKLKSSERTITAQNFVIAVGGRPRYPDIPGAVEHGITSDDLFSLDREPGKTLVVGAGYIGLECAGFLKGLGYEPTVMVRSIVLRGFDQQMAELVASSMEERGIPFLRKSVPLSVEKQDDGKLLVKYKNTETGEEAEELFDTVLWAIGRKGLVEDLNLSNAGVSVQKDKIPVDSQETTNVPNIYAVGDIIYGKPELTPVAVLAGRLLARRLYGGATQRMDYNDVATTVFTPLEYACVGLSEEDAVKQYGEDEVEVFHGYYKPTEFFIPQKSVRYCYLKAVAERHGDQRVYGLHYLGPVAGEVIQGFAAALKSGLTVNTLMNTVGIHPTTAEEFTRLSITKRSGLDPTPASCCS